A region of the Nitrospirota bacterium genome:
CCTATACCCTATCGTGAGATCATCCTTACATCCAGAATCATGGACAGCATTTTTAACCAGATAAGTCCTTGAAAAAAATCCAGACGTTTTTAATATGATATTCTTGTTATTGAACTGAGATTAGTAAACTATGCCAGCACAAGTAGCATTAATTATATATTTGCTTTTCATTCTTTGGCTTTTTGCCAGAGATCGAAAATTGCGTCCCATGACATCAAATGCGTTATGGATTCCACTGCTGTGGATCATGATGATAGGATCGAGACCTATATCGTTATGGTTAGGATCAGGAATACAAATTGATTCACCTGCGGATTACATCGAGGGGAGTCCATTAGATCGCAATGTATACCTGCTCCTTATTATTGCGGGACTTATTGTATTGCTGAGACGCAGAGAAGCCTGGAGCAAAATATTAACATCGAACCGCTGGTTTATTGTCTTCTTTTTATATTGCTTTTTAAGTATTATATGGTCTGACTATCCTTTCGTTAGCTTTAAGAGATGGACTAAGGAGTTAGGAAATGTTGTCATGATATTAATTATTCTAACAGAAAAGAATGAAGTCAGTGCATTCAAAGCTGTATTCGCCCGTTACACCTACATAGCAATACCGCTTTCTGTTCTATTTGTAAAGTATTTTCCAGATATCGGCAGATACTATAATCCTTGGACGTGGACACCTGAGTACTGTGGAATCACAACGAATAAAAATGAACTTGGATACGTTATTGCTATTTGTGGTGTGTTCTTTGTCTGGGATTTAATTGAAATGCGAACTGCTGGCAGCGGATTAACCAGTAAAGCGGAATGGTTTCGCAACGCTGTGCTGCTGTTGATGATTGCCTGGTTGATTGCTGAAACGAACAGCTCGACTGCACTTGTAACTATAATTCTTGGGGTTGGCATAATTCTTTATATGCGTCGCCCCATTGCCAAAAGACAGATTAATAATCTCGGAACGTACACTTTAGTAACAGTTTTTCTGGTCCTCTTCCTATACTCCGTTCCGGGTCTCCTTGACGCATTAGTAAAAATGGTTGGAAGGGACATGACCCTGACAGGACGTACCGATCTATGGGCTGACTTGCTGAGGGAGCCAATCAATCCCCTTATCGGAACAGGTTACAAGAGCTTCTGGCTGGGGCCTGGCGCTCAACGTATGTGGATGAAGTATTATTTCCATCCTAATCAAGCGCATAACGGCTACTTGGAAATGTATTTGAACAGCGGATTGATCGGAGTGAGCCTGCTAATTGCTATGATTATTTCGACGGGCAGTAAGTTGAAGAAGGAACTTTTGTCAGGAAATAGCTTCGGAATAATTAGGTTTTCTTTTTTAGTTGTTGCCGTTCTCTATAACTGGACAGAAGCTATGTTTACAGGTCCGAACCTTTTGTGGATAATCCTGCTTATTGCAGCATTAAACTATCCGCGTCCGCCCATTACCATAAACAGGGCGACGGCTATATGAACATCGCCCATCTGTTT
Encoded here:
- a CDS encoding O-antigen ligase family protein, giving the protein MILIILTEKNEVSAFKAVFARYTYIAIPLSVLFVKYFPDIGRYYNPWTWTPEYCGITTNKNELGYVIAICGVFFVWDLIEMRTAGSGLTSKAEWFRNAVLLLMIAWLIAETNSSTALVTIILGVGIILYMRRPIAKRQINNLGTYTLVTVFLVLFLYSVPGLLDALVKMVGRDMTLTGRTDLWADLLREPINPLIGTGYKSFWLGPGAQRMWMKYYFHPNQAHNGYLEMYLNSGLIGVSLLIAMIISTGSKLKKELLSGNSFGIIRFSFLVVAVLYNWTEAMFTGPNLLWIILLIAALNYPRPPITINRATAI